TTGAGGCCGCCGAGGGCGCCCCGCAGTTTGATAAAGGGGTTGCGGGCGTAGTAAAACTCAAAGGCGTTTTGCAGCGGATTGCCGCCCCGGCCACCCACAGGAGCGTAGATCTGGATGTCGCGCCAGGAGAAGACCAGCAAGTCTGGCTTGAACTGGTCGATGTGGCGATCGAGGGCCTTGGCAAAATCCAGGGGAGGAACGGTACCCAGGTCTAGAATGGACTGCTCGACATCGGGAAACAGCTTGTGGACGTGGTCTGCCAGGTAGACAACCCCAATCGGAAAGATGGGGTTGCACGGCAGGCGGACGTAGAGGATGCGATTCTCCATGGGTAGACTCTGGAATCGGGACGTCAGAAGGGGCCTGTATCTGCGGGGGCGATCGCGTTCAACAAGAAGGCGAATCCCCCTCTCTGGGCAGGGGTCAGTGGGGTGCGCGAACAGGAGAATTCCTTTTTCCTGAGAGCCACTGTTATATAAGTTCACGATACCACCGACTTTTCCTTGCTGCATGGCGGCCAGGATTCAAAATTTGTAATCTGCCGGATCGTCAGAGAATTTTTGGGCCGTGGGGCCTGTCAGCGCAAGGCCTGGAGGGATTCGTCGCCTTTTGGGCCTAGAGTTTTGCGGCAGAGCCAGAGCGGCAAGGGGGCAGGGGCTAGCGGTTGGTAGTCGGATTTACAGCGCACGGGGATCGGCTGGTGTTAGGTTTCCGGATGTACTTGACAATTGCCCACGGCTCCTCAACTGCTATGGCTCAGATTCTTGATCCGCTGCCTCCCGATCGCTCCAATCCGGTGCTCTGCTGCTACGTGAATGCCACCAGCAAAATCCAAATCGCCCGCATTACCAACATTCCCAACTGGTATTTCGAGCGGGTGGTGTTTCCAGGGCAGCGCCTTTTGTTCGAGGCGCTGCCCGATGCTCAGCTCGAAATTCACACAGGCATGATGGCCAGCGCGATTTTGTCAGATACGATTCCCTGCACCCGGCTCCAAATTGAGGACCCGAACGGGGAGGTGGGGGAGGAAAGTGCAAAAAAGACGCCAACCATGACCACGCCGCCTAGAAGCCCATCGCCCTCTCGTCAAGCTGCGTTTGCGGCGGCAGATTCCTAAGCAATCAATGCTTTTTTCATCAAAAGTATTGATGCCTTCTGTGTCGGTATTCTGCTTTAGTTTGAACCCTTAATAAACCATTTCAGTGAGCCGTTTGTCTGAGACCGTTGCAGCTTTAGAGATTTTTGGATAGACCGATTGCACTGCTGAGTCCTTAACGCTCCAGGCTTTTAGACTCCGGTGCGATCGCCCCTAGACAGAGTTCTCCCCTCCAGGCGATCGCCCCCGGCCTCCTCTACACGTTGATTTCTTCCGCTGTTGAGGTAAGGCCCGGAACAGGCGATCGCCTTTTTTGTGGCTTACGCTCCCAAAAACCGGGAGTATCCTGAAGACACGCAACAGGACATTTAGCCTGCAACTTCGTGGATTTACCTTCTTTTCTCTGGCTTTGGAAAATTGCTGCCTGGTCTATGGGCTTTTCGCTGCTGGCCTACCTACTCCTGGCAGGCACGGGGGGCTGGATTTTTTGGACCCGCACCCAGCAAGAGCCCCGACCGAGCTGGCTGCGATCGCTGCACTTCTGGATCGGCGGCGTGCTGGTGGCTCTGGTACTTTTGCTGCTGGCCATCGGCATCGTTGGCACCCTCGGGCACTACGGCAGCCTGGGCCACTCGTGGCACCTGCCCGCCGGCCTGGCGGTGGTTGCCTTGGTAGGCGTCTCGGCCTGGAGCGCCACCCAGATCGGCCCCCGGCGGCCCTGGGCGCGATCGCTTCACTTGACCCTCAACGCGATTTTGTTCGTGGGCTTGGCCGCCGTGTCCTGGAGCGGCTGGGAGGTTGTCCAGAAGTATCTGCCCTAGGTCCTAGCGGCGCGATCGCCGCTGCTCCCCGCGATAGCGGATCACCTCACCCACCGACGCCACCAGCCCCGACGCCATAATCAAAATCACGCTCAGGGCATTCACGTCTGGCTTGACCCCCGTGCGGATGCGGCTAAAAATCTCCAGAGGCAGCGTCGTCGCGCCGCTCCCCGACGTGAAGCTGGCAATCAAAAAGTCATCGAGACTCAGCACAAAGGCCAGCAAGCAGCCCGAAACAATGGCCGGCATCAGCTCCGGCAGCAGCACCTGGATCAGCGCCTCCGTCGGCGTCGCCCCCAAATCGAGGGCCGCTTCTTCGAGGTGCGGATCGAGCTTGGAAAAGCGCGTCGAGACGACGATCGCCACGTAGGACAGGCAAAACACCACGTGGGCCGCCACAATCGTCCAAAGACTCAGGGGAATGGCCGCCACCGCCAAAAAAATCAGGGTCGCCACCGCAATGGCAATATCTGGAATGATCAGCGGCAGATAGGAAAGGCCGCGATAGAGCGTCTTGCCCCAGAAGTCGTAGCGGGATAGGCCCACGGCCATCAGGGTGCCAAGGACTGCCGAGATACCCACCGCACAGATCGCCACCACCAGGCTATTTTGCAGCGCCGTCAAGATGCGCGCATCCCGAAAGAGCTGCTGGTACCACTGGAGGGTGAATCCTTCCCAAGCCGCACTGTAGGGCGATCGGTTGACGCTGTAGACAGACAGCACGCCGATGGGCAGGTACATAAACAAAAACAGCAGTCCCGCCATGACCCAAAGCCACGATCGCCGACAGACCTCTAGTAACCAAGCTGCGTTCATAACCGTCTGTGCCAATACGTCAGAGAACGGGCGATCGCGCCCTAGCGGCGGGGCGTTGGGTCCCCGTATTTCACCAGCAGCGCCACCGCCAAACTGATGACCAAAATAATCACCATACTGAGGGACGAGCCAAAGCCCCAATTCTGCGTCGCCCCCAGAAACTGGTTATAGATCAGGCGCGCAAGGGTCATGCTCGACGCTCCCCCCAGCAGCTCCGGATCCACAAAGTCGCCCAAGCTCGCGATAAACACCAGCAAGCAGCCCGCCGTAATGCCGGGCCAAGTCTGGGGAATCGTTATGCGCCAAAAGGCCGTGATCGGCGCGGCTCCCAGATCCGACGCCGCCTCCAGAAGCCGCCGATCTAGCTTCTCCAGAGATGCGTAGAGAATCAGCACCATGTAGGGCAAAAAGCTGTAGCTCATGCCGATGTAAACCGCGCCCGTTTGATTGAGCAGGTCCAGCGGCGGCAGGCTCAGGGCCGCCAAAACACTGTTGAGGAGGCCTGTGGGGCGCAAAATGGTGATCCAGGCATAGCTGCGCAGCAGCGAAGAGGTCCACAGGGGCAGGATAAACGCCAGCAGCAGCAGGTTGCGCCACCGCTTGGGCACCACCAAGGCGATCCAGTAGGCCACCGGAAAGCCGAAAACCAGACACACCAAGGTCGTGACCGCCGCAAAGTCGAGGGACCGCTTGATCACGTTCAGATAGACCGGCTGAAAAATCTGGAGATAGTTCTCGAGGCCCGAGGGGTTCACCACCTGGCCGGGGCGAATTCCGGGCACCAAGCTCAGCTCAAAGATCACCAGGGTCGGCAGCACCAGCAGCAGCAGCAGCCACAAACCGGATGGCCCCAGGAGCGCCACCGGGCCAAGCCATTCAGGCCAGCGCCGCTCGGGGGGAGCGATCGCCTCCGGCTCAGATTGGGAATCGGGGGGGTGCAGAAGTCTAGACACAGAGGTTTGAAGCCGGGTAGAGAAAACTGGGGTTGACCACTAGCCGCTGGTGAGGCGGTTCCAGTAGCGCTCATAAAGCTCGATCGCTCCGCTCACCGGCGCGATGCCTTCACAGCGGGCCAGGACCTGATCCGGGGGAAATAGCCCCGGATCGTTGCGTAGCTCGGTCGGTAGCAGATCGGCCGCAGCGCGACTCGGCGGCGTGAAGCCTAGGCGCTGGCACAAATCGACTAGCACGCTGGGCTGCATCATGAAATTGAGCCAGGCGTAGGCGGCCTCGACATTGGGCGCAGACTTGGGGATCACCATGGTGTCGACCCACAGAGAAGAACCGCTCTGGGGAATTAGGTACTCCAGGTCTGGGTTCTCTTCGGTGACGAGCTGAGCGTCGCTAGAGTAGCTCATGGCGATCAGCAAGTCTCCGGTAATGATTTGGCTGCGCCATGCGTCGGAGGTAAAGGAGGCGATCGCCGGTTTGAGCTTCACGAGCTCCTCGTAGGCCGCCTCTAGCTGGGCGGGATCCTCCGCATTGTAGGAGTACCCCAGCATTCGCAGCGTCGCCCCCATCACCTCCCGCATGTCATTGAGGAGGGTGATCCGCCGGGAAAGCATGGGCTGATTGTCCCAGAGATAGCGCCAGTCCTCCGGCACCGTTTGCAGCTTGCGACGGTTGTAGACCAGTCCGGTGGTTCCCCAGCTCATCGGCACGCTGTGGCGATTGCCGGGGTCATAGCGGGGATCTTGGAACTGCTCGAACAGCTCCGTCAGGCCGCTCAGGCGCGAGGTCTCCAGCTCTCGCAGCAGCCCCAGCTCGAGCATGCGCCGCACCATATAGTCGGACGGGTAAATAATGCTGTAGGCCGCGCCTCCGCCCGCCTGGAGCTTGGCCAGCATCGCCTCATTAGAGTCGTACACATCCGCAATCACCTCAATGCCGGTTTGCTCGCGGAAGGCGTTGAGGAGGGCTTGGTCGGTGTAGCTCGACCAAGTGAAGATATGCAGGCGATCGCTCTCTCCCTGGGGAACCGCCTGCGTGCGGACATTCGCCAACGTCCAGCCACAGCCCGAGAGCGCCGCCGCTGACAGCGCTGCCGCTGAAGTTCGCAAAAATTGACGACGACTCGAAGGCAGGCGAGGGGGCCGATTCGGTCGCGGTCTTGTTGGAGGCACGCTCTTTTTCCTCTAAACCATCAATGAAGGGGCGTTTAAGGGGCGTCAGGCAGCCAGCACCAGGCAGTCCGATGCGGCCCAGTAG
This genomic stretch from Geitlerinema sp. PCC 7407 harbors:
- a CDS encoding ABC transporter permease, producing MNAAWLLEVCRRSWLWVMAGLLFLFMYLPIGVLSVYSVNRSPYSAAWEGFTLQWYQQLFRDARILTALQNSLVVAICAVGISAVLGTLMAVGLSRYDFWGKTLYRGLSYLPLIIPDIAIAVATLIFLAVAAIPLSLWTIVAAHVVFCLSYVAIVVSTRFSKLDPHLEEAALDLGATPTEALIQVLLPELMPAIVSGCLLAFVLSLDDFLIASFTSGSGATTLPLEIFSRIRTGVKPDVNALSVILIMASGLVASVGEVIRYRGEQRRSRR
- a CDS encoding DUF1830 domain-containing protein — protein: MAQILDPLPPDRSNPVLCCYVNATSKIQIARITNIPNWYFERVVFPGQRLLFEALPDAQLEIHTGMMASAILSDTIPCTRLQIEDPNGEVGEESAKKTPTMTTPPRSPSPSRQAAFAAADS
- a CDS encoding PotD/PotF family extracellular solute-binding protein, giving the protein MPPTRPRPNRPPRLPSSRRQFLRTSAAALSAAALSGCGWTLANVRTQAVPQGESDRLHIFTWSSYTDQALLNAFREQTGIEVIADVYDSNEAMLAKLQAGGGAAYSIIYPSDYMVRRMLELGLLRELETSRLSGLTELFEQFQDPRYDPGNRHSVPMSWGTTGLVYNRRKLQTVPEDWRYLWDNQPMLSRRITLLNDMREVMGATLRMLGYSYNAEDPAQLEAAYEELVKLKPAIASFTSDAWRSQIITGDLLIAMSYSSDAQLVTEENPDLEYLIPQSGSSLWVDTMVIPKSAPNVEAAYAWLNFMMQPSVLVDLCQRLGFTPPSRAAADLLPTELRNDPGLFPPDQVLARCEGIAPVSGAIELYERYWNRLTSG
- a CDS encoding ABC transporter permease translates to MAPPERRWPEWLGPVALLGPSGLWLLLLLVLPTLVIFELSLVPGIRPGQVVNPSGLENYLQIFQPVYLNVIKRSLDFAAVTTLVCLVFGFPVAYWIALVVPKRWRNLLLLAFILPLWTSSLLRSYAWITILRPTGLLNSVLAALSLPPLDLLNQTGAVYIGMSYSFLPYMVLILYASLEKLDRRLLEAASDLGAAPITAFWRITIPQTWPGITAGCLLVFIASLGDFVDPELLGGASSMTLARLIYNQFLGATQNWGFGSSLSMVIILVISLAVALLVKYGDPTPRR
- a CDS encoding DUF4079 domain-containing protein — its product is MDLPSFLWLWKIAAWSMGFSLLAYLLLAGTGGWIFWTRTQQEPRPSWLRSLHFWIGGVLVALVLLLLAIGIVGTLGHYGSLGHSWHLPAGLAVVALVGVSAWSATQIGPRRPWARSLHLTLNAILFVGLAAVSWSGWEVVQKYLP